A single region of the Vanessa atalanta chromosome Z, ilVanAtal1.2, whole genome shotgun sequence genome encodes:
- the LOC125076153 gene encoding solute carrier family 35 member B1 homolog has product MIKHKSEIRFIFYASSIFICYFIFAMLQEKITRGKYDGEKFTCALSLVLVQCVVNYIFAKILMFWQHEKDTTRTLYYFSSSLTYLLAMVCSIMALQWINYPTQVVGKAAKPIPVMILGVLIGRKQYPLKKYLFVFLIVIGIVMFMYKDQEKVPNDDTQGMGIGEILLLMSLTMDGLTGAVQERIKSESSPSAYSMMLNTNMWSSIISAIGVLLSGEIFKFVTFVTQHPEIIVYLVAFALTGALGQLFIFYMVSEFGPLPCSVVTTTRKFFTVLASVIIFGNVLFTRQWIGATLVFSGLFLDIFYSKSSPSKKTTNK; this is encoded by the exons ATGATTAAACATAAAAGTGaaattcgatttattttctATGCTTCTTCTatctttatatgttattttatatttgcaatgttacaagaaaaaataacaCGAGGAAAATATGATGGCGAAAAATTTACATGCGCGCTTTCCCTTGTCCTAGTTCAATGTGTCGTGAATTATATCTTCGCTAAAATATTAATG TTCTGGCAACATGAAAAAGACACTACCCGAACATTGTATTACTTTTCATCATCTCTCACATACTTGTTGGCTATGGTGTGCTCTATAATGGCACTGCAATGGATCAATTACCCAACACAG gttgtTGGTAAAGCAGCAAAGCCAATTCCAGTGATGATACTTGGAGTTTTAATTGGAAGGAAACAATATCCGTTGAAGAAGTACTTGTTTGTTTTCCTTATTGTTATCGGCATTGTTATGTTCATGTACAAGGATCAAGAAAAAGTACCAAATGATGACACTCAAGGAATGGGAATAGGAGAAATTTTGCTGCTCATGTCCTTAACTATGGATGGATTGACCGGAGCTGTtcag GAGAGAATAAAGAGCGAATCTTCCCCTTCGGCATACTCAATGATGCTTAACACAAATATGTG GTCTTCAATCATATCTGCAATTGGTGTGCTTTTAAGCGGGGAGATATTTAAGTTTGTGACATTTGTGACTCAGCATCCAGAGATTATTGTATACTTAGTAGCATTTGCTCTGACCGGCGCTCTGGGacagctatttatattttacatg GTGTCTGAGTTTGGTCCCCTTCCATGCTCAGTGGTGACAACAACGAGGAAGTTTTTCACGGTTCTGGCTTCAGTCATCATATTCGGAAACGTTCTTTTTACACGACAATGGATTGGTGCTACGTTGGTCTTTTCTG GACTATTTTTGGACATATTTTACAGCAAATCCTCTCCGTCTAAGAAAACCACGAACAAATGA
- the LOC125076128 gene encoding tubulin polymerization-promoting protein homolog, with product MGEEEPASLDGQFFEFAKMMDKKRDGTTITLYNSDFWMRQCKLLDDRKVTMTDTGILFNKFSKSELDWDEWNEFLTELCEVKELDEEKVRDTLTNCGLPGQSPVLVPQYRDFFLTYKPKEKTLF from the exons ATGGGCGAAGAAGAGCCAGCGTCACTTGATGGGCAATTTTTTGAATTTGCGAAGATGATGGACAAGAAGAGAGATGGAACTACAATAACTCTGTATAATTCGGATTTTTGGATGAGGCAGTGCAAGCTGTTGGATGATAGGAAAGTTACGATGACCGATACtggaattttgtttaataaattcag TAAGTCCGAATTGGATTGGGATGAGTGGAATGAATTTCTCACTGAACTGTGTGAGGTGAAGGAGCTGGACGAGGAGAAAGTTCGTGATACGCTAACAAACTGTGGTCTTCCTGGTCAGTCGCCAGTTCTTGTTCCGCAATACAGAGATTTCTTTTTGACCTACAAACCCAAAGAGAAGACGCTGTTTTAG
- the LOC125075731 gene encoding PDF receptor, protein MIGAGTWNKFQTIILKAFLHRQFLKFAYRQCGPEGLWEGRHANQANAKGWTNFTPCFPPDLQALIAEVFNEHNVQTKFQIAENTRIIEIIGYTVSLFTILASIIIFCYFKSLLNKRVQIHKCLFLAMLFQILVHMTLYLDQALYPINDSSNRLNNTKGIDGTPNLCEALYVVMESSISATFMWILLEGIYLNFLVSKYALQSNFDLKIYLYIGWGFPFILTLIWAIINFIFYKDEKIKTCWFGYNLAASYWCLQGPRLAIILVNVVILCRVLKTVIAKLRAHKTSEIEKIKKAVKAALLLLPLLGITNLLTTFDIPVSTNVSLFRVWCYTRQFMKSFQGFFLSLIYCFFNGEVRYM, encoded by the exons ATGATTGGAGCAGGGAcatggaataagttccaaactaTTATACTAAAGGCATTCCTCCATCGGCAATTC TTGA AATTTGCTTATCGGCAATGCGGTCCTGAAGGTCTTTGGGAAGGTCGTCATGCCAATCAAGCCAACGCTAAAGGATGGACAAATTTTACACCGTGCTTTCCACCAGATCTACAGGCTCTAATCGCTGAAGTTTTCAATGAACATAACGTACAG ACTAAATTCCAAATAGCCGAGAATACACGAATCATTGAAATCATTGGTTATACTGTTTCTTTATTTACCATCCTCGCTTCCATCATCATCTTCTGCTACTTCaa atCCCTGCTAAATAAAAGAGTccaaatacataaatgtttatttttggcaatgttatttcaaattttggTTCATATGACTCTTTATTTAGATCAGGCTCTTTATCCTATAAATGATTCGTCAAATCGGCTTAACAATACTAAAGGAATTGACGGCact CCCAATCTCTGCGAAGCTCTTTACGTTGTCATGGAGAGTAGTATTTCAGCGACATTCATGTGGATTCTCCTAGAGGGGATCTACTTGAATTTTTTAGTTTCGAAATATGCATTGCAATCcaattttgatttgaaaatatatttatacatcggTTGGGgatttccatttattttaactCTAATCTGGGCGATTATTAACTTTATCTTCTATAAAgacgaaaaaattaaaac ATGCTGGTTCGGTTATAATTTGGCAGCTAGTTATTGGTGCCTCCAAGGACCCCGTCTAGCtattatatta gtaaatgttgttatattatgtagagTACTTAAGACAGTCATCGCTAAATTACGAGCTCATAAAACAtctgaaatagaaaaaataaa GAAAGCGGTTAAAGCTGCACTTCTTTTACTCCCTTTGCTTGGAATCACTAATTTATTAACTACTTTTGATATACCTGTTTCAACGAATGTATCACTCTTCAGAGTTTGGTGTTACACTCGACAATTTATGAAATCTTTCCAAGGAttctttttaagtttaatttattgttttttcaatGGAGAGGTGAGATATATGTAG